A DNA window from Castanea sativa cultivar Marrone di Chiusa Pesio chromosome 7, ASM4071231v1 contains the following coding sequences:
- the LOC142644134 gene encoding uncharacterized protein LOC142644134, translating to MVLQHSVEANLDKVRAIMEMAPPNNIKVVQSLNDRIAAFNRFVSRATDKCLPFSKILQKAFKWIDECQKAFEELKAYLASLLLLNPFKLGEELSLYLAMSQMAGFEGRYPPMEKLAFTLITAVRKLRLYF from the exons ATGGTATTGCAGCACAGTGTAGAAGCCAATCTCGACAAAGTTCGGGCAATAATGGAGATGGCTCCTCCAAACAACATCAAGGTGGTGCAAAGCCTGAACGATAGAATTGCAGCCTTTAACAGGTTTGTATCCAGGGCAACGGATAAATGTCTACCCTTTTCTAAGATATTACAGAAGGCTTTCAAATGGATTGACGAGTGCCAGAAAGCTTTCGAAGAACTGAAGGCGTACCTTGCATCCCTTTTGCTGCTTAATCCCTTCAAACTTGGTGAAGAGCTCTCCCTCTACTTAGCCATGTCCCAAATGGCT GGATTTGAGGGAAGATATCCCCCAATGGAGAAGCTGGCCTTCACACTAATCACAGCTGTTCGAAAACTCAGGCTGTACTTCTAA